In one Roseburia intestinalis L1-82 genomic region, the following are encoded:
- a CDS encoding acetyl-CoA carboxylase carboxyl transferase subunit, with product MAAFFLKKKKEVTETVEEPQKTVEAAKKEAETVNTEPPATIVCPACGREINKKTAEKNKYVCYECGNYFRVRTKNRIRMVADKDTFEPWFEELESKNPLDFPGYPEKIKAAQEKTGLHEAVTVGKCRIYGLETVIGVCDARFMMSSMGHVVGEKIALAVERATELSLPVILFCCSGGARMQEGIVSLMQMAKTAAALKKHSEAGLLYVPVLTDPTTGGVTASFAMLGDIILAEPGALIGFAGPRVIEQTIGEKLPEGFQRAQFQLEHGFVDAIVERKDLKMTLYRILKMHQKTEGYANFDPLRSDDCYEPTEVMKERATKAQPLSAWEKVRAARRADRLASVDYIDNIFDDFMEFHGDRQFADDPAIVGGVAYLDGQPVTVIGIHKGKDLKDCMRHNYGMPSPEGYRKALRLMKQAEKFNRPIITFVNTSGAFCGKEAEERGQGEAIARNLYEMSAIKVPILCLMIGEGGSGGALALSVGNEVWMLENATYSVLSPEGFASILWKDGKRAKEASEVMKITAHDLYALNIVEQVIPEYGTADEKACESISRYMKGHMKEFLERQNGKTGEQLAEERYARFRAF from the coding sequence ATGGCAGCATTTTTTTTGAAGAAGAAAAAAGAAGTAACAGAGACGGTAGAAGAACCACAGAAAACGGTAGAGGCAGCAAAAAAAGAGGCAGAGACAGTTAATACAGAGCCGCCGGCAACGATCGTCTGTCCGGCTTGTGGCAGAGAGATCAATAAGAAAACCGCGGAAAAAAATAAATATGTCTGTTATGAGTGCGGCAATTATTTCCGCGTCCGTACCAAAAACAGGATCCGCATGGTTGCGGATAAGGATACCTTTGAGCCGTGGTTTGAAGAATTGGAGTCAAAAAATCCGCTTGATTTTCCTGGATATCCGGAGAAGATCAAAGCCGCACAGGAAAAGACAGGACTGCATGAGGCAGTCACAGTCGGAAAATGCAGGATCTATGGACTTGAGACGGTGATCGGCGTGTGTGATGCCCGGTTTATGATGAGCAGTATGGGGCATGTTGTGGGAGAAAAAATCGCACTTGCGGTAGAGCGTGCGACAGAACTTTCTCTTCCGGTTATTTTATTCTGTTGTTCCGGTGGTGCAAGAATGCAGGAGGGAATCGTTTCCCTGATGCAGATGGCAAAGACAGCAGCTGCTTTAAAGAAACATTCCGAGGCAGGACTTTTATATGTGCCGGTGTTAACCGATCCTACGACCGGAGGTGTGACGGCAAGTTTTGCAATGTTAGGAGATATTATCCTTGCAGAGCCGGGGGCACTGATCGGATTTGCAGGGCCGCGTGTCATCGAGCAGACGATCGGAGAGAAACTGCCGGAGGGATTCCAGAGGGCACAGTTCCAGTTAGAGCATGGTTTTGTGGATGCGATCGTGGAGCGTAAAGATTTAAAAATGACACTTTACCGCATCTTAAAAATGCATCAGAAAACAGAAGGATATGCAAACTTTGATCCATTGCGCAGTGATGACTGTTACGAGCCGACAGAGGTCATGAAAGAGCGCGCCACAAAGGCACAGCCTCTTTCCGCATGGGAAAAAGTGCGTGCGGCAAGACGTGCAGACCGGCTTGCATCGGTGGATTATATCGACAATATTTTTGACGACTTCATGGAATTTCACGGAGACAGACAGTTCGCAGATGACCCGGCAATCGTGGGCGGTGTTGCCTACCTTGACGGCCAGCCGGTCACTGTGATCGGTATTCATAAAGGAAAAGATTTAAAAGACTGCATGCGTCACAATTACGGAATGCCGTCACCGGAAGGTTACAGAAAAGCACTGCGTCTGATGAAACAGGCAGAAAAATTCAACCGTCCGATCATCACATTTGTGAACACATCCGGTGCATTCTGCGGAAAAGAAGCGGAAGAACGCGGACAGGGTGAAGCAATCGCAAGAAATCTCTATGAGATGTCAGCCATCAAAGTTCCGATCCTCTGTCTGATGATCGGAGAAGGCGGAAGCGGCGGTGCGCTTGCACTGTCGGTCGGCAATGAAGTCTGGATGCTTGAAAATGCAACGTATTCGGTACTTTCGCCGGAAGGATTTGCATCGATCCTCTGGAAAGATGGAAAACGTGCAAAAGAAGCCAGCGAGGTCATGAAGATCACGGCGCATGATCTGTATGCGTTAAATATTGTGGAGCAGGTAATCCCGGAGTATGGCACGGCAGACGAAAAAGCATGTGAGTCAATCTCAAGATATATGAAAGGCCATATGAAAGAATTTTTAGAGCGTCAGAATGGCAAGACAGGAGAGCAGCTTGCCGAGGAGCGCTATGCGAGATTCCGTGCGTTCTGA
- the fabF gene encoding beta-ketoacyl-ACP synthase II translates to MSRRVVVTGMGAITPIGLSVEEFWQSVKEGKIGFGEITKFDTEGYKCHLAAEVKDFDAKQYMDAKAARRMELFCQYAVAAAKEAITDAALDMEKEDPYRVGVSVGNGIGSLGGIEREHKRLLEKGPSKVNPLFVPLVISNMAAGNVSIAFGLKGKSINVVTACATGTNSIGEAFRSIQYGEADVMVAGGTEGAICPLGIAGFTSLTALSSESDPTKCSIPFDKNRSGFVMGEGAAIVVLEELEHAKARGAKIYAEVAGYGTSSDAYHITSPAEDGAGAARAMTNAVEDAGIRPEEITYINAHGTSTHHNDLFETRAIKLAFGNHAYDMKVNSTKSMVGHLLGAAGAIEFVTCVKEIQDSFVHATVGYTTPDEELDLDYCKEAVQMDVPYALSNSLGFGGHNASILLKKYSE, encoded by the coding sequence ATGAGCAGACGAGTAGTGGTAACAGGAATGGGCGCGATCACTCCGATCGGACTTAGTGTAGAGGAGTTCTGGCAGTCCGTAAAAGAAGGAAAAATCGGTTTCGGGGAGATCACAAAATTTGATACGGAAGGATACAAATGCCATCTTGCAGCGGAAGTCAAAGATTTCGATGCAAAACAGTATATGGATGCGAAAGCGGCAAGACGTATGGAATTATTCTGCCAGTATGCAGTGGCAGCGGCAAAAGAGGCAATCACGGATGCAGCGCTTGACATGGAAAAAGAAGATCCTTACCGTGTCGGTGTATCTGTCGGAAACGGAATCGGAAGTCTTGGGGGAATTGAGCGTGAGCATAAAAGACTGTTGGAAAAAGGACCGTCCAAAGTAAATCCGCTGTTCGTACCGCTTGTCATTTCCAATATGGCAGCCGGAAATGTCTCGATCGCATTCGGTTTAAAAGGAAAGAGCATCAACGTGGTAACGGCATGCGCAACCGGAACAAACAGTATCGGTGAGGCATTCCGCAGCATCCAGTACGGAGAGGCAGATGTGATGGTTGCCGGTGGAACGGAAGGTGCGATCTGCCCGCTTGGAATCGCCGGATTCACTTCACTGACGGCACTTTCCTCCGAGAGTGACCCGACAAAATGTTCCATTCCATTTGATAAAAACCGCAGCGGTTTTGTGATGGGAGAAGGTGCAGCGATCGTTGTGTTAGAGGAATTAGAGCATGCAAAAGCGCGTGGGGCAAAAATTTATGCGGAGGTAGCCGGATACGGAACTTCATCTGATGCATATCACATTACCTCCCCTGCTGAGGATGGTGCCGGTGCAGCCCGCGCCATGACGAATGCGGTGGAAGATGCAGGCATCCGTCCGGAAGAAATCACCTACATCAATGCACATGGAACATCCACGCATCACAACGACCTGTTTGAGACGCGTGCGATCAAACTCGCTTTTGGCAATCACGCATATGATATGAAAGTCAATTCCACAAAATCTATGGTTGGACATCTGCTCGGTGCTGCCGGTGCCATTGAATTTGTAACCTGTGTCAAAGAAATTCAGGACAGTTTTGTACATGCGACCGTTGGTTACACGACACCGGATGAAGAACTGGATCTTGATTACTGTAAAGAGGCGGTACAGATGGATGTGCCGTATGCACTGAGCAACTCACTTGGTTTCGGCGGACACAATGCAAGTATCCTGCTGAAAAAATACAGTGAATAA
- a CDS encoding MarR family winged helix-turn-helix transcriptional regulator — MTADETLNELLVKLFKDIMEIEGKSLLTDEFKDLTYNDFHVIEAIGMSEPKSMSTVAKLMNVTTGTLTKAMDGLTDKGYVVRERSKQDKRVVWVCLTEKGKAAYLHHEEFHHRMIDHIKEELNAQETTVLIYSLAKLVDFFQQVYGENEES, encoded by the coding sequence ATGACGGCAGATGAAACATTAAATGAATTATTGGTAAAATTGTTTAAAGACATTATGGAGATCGAGGGGAAATCGCTGCTCACGGATGAATTTAAGGATCTTACCTATAATGATTTTCATGTAATAGAAGCGATTGGAATGTCAGAGCCAAAGAGCATGAGCACGGTGGCAAAGCTGATGAACGTTACGACCGGAACGCTGACAAAGGCGATGGACGGTCTGACCGATAAGGGATATGTTGTCAGGGAGCGCAGCAAGCAGGATAAGCGTGTTGTCTGGGTATGCCTGACCGAAAAAGGAAAGGCAGCTTATCTGCATCATGAAGAGTTTCATCACCGTATGATCGACCACATTAAGGAAGAACTTAACGCACAGGAGACAACGGTACTGATCTATTCACTGGCAAAACTGGTGGATTTTTTCCAGCAGGTATACGGGGAGAATGAAGAATCGTAG
- the fabK gene encoding enoyl-[acyl-carrier-protein] reductase FabK, with translation METRVSKLLGTKYPVIQGGMAWVAEYHLAAAVSNAGGLGIIGAASAPPEVVREQIREAKKLTDKPFGVNVMLLNPNAAEVAQIVIEEGVKVVTTGAGNPGKFMDAWKQAGVVVIPVVASVAMARMMERGGADAVIAEGMESGGHIGAQTTMTLVPQVADAVQIPVIAAGGIADGRGMAAAFMLGAEGVQMGTRFVVAKESIVHPNYKERVIKAKDIDSEVTGMSTGHPIRVLRNQMSREYLKMEKEGASFEELEHLTLGSLRKAVIDGDVVNGSLMAGQSAGMVKKEESCKEIIEDVVTQAESLLGR, from the coding sequence ATGGAGACAAGGGTAAGTAAACTGCTGGGAACGAAATATCCGGTCATTCAGGGTGGTATGGCATGGGTTGCGGAATATCATCTTGCAGCGGCAGTTTCAAATGCCGGAGGTTTAGGTATCATTGGAGCGGCAAGTGCACCGCCTGAGGTGGTCAGAGAGCAGATCAGGGAGGCAAAGAAGCTGACTGACAAACCGTTTGGCGTGAACGTCATGCTGTTAAATCCAAATGCAGCCGAGGTTGCACAGATCGTCATTGAAGAGGGCGTTAAGGTTGTGACCACAGGTGCCGGAAATCCCGGAAAATTCATGGATGCATGGAAACAGGCAGGCGTTGTTGTGATTCCGGTCGTTGCGAGTGTTGCAATGGCAAGAATGATGGAGCGTGGCGGAGCGGACGCAGTGATTGCAGAAGGAATGGAATCAGGTGGACATATCGGTGCGCAGACGACGATGACACTTGTTCCACAGGTGGCAGATGCGGTACAGATACCGGTTATTGCCGCAGGCGGAATTGCGGATGGCAGAGGTATGGCGGCGGCATTTATGCTCGGCGCCGAAGGAGTACAGATGGGAACCAGATTTGTGGTTGCAAAAGAATCCATCGTGCATCCGAACTATAAAGAGCGTGTCATCAAGGCAAAAGACATTGACTCGGAAGTGACAGGCATGAGCACCGGACATCCGATCCGGGTTCTTCGCAACCAGATGAGCCGCGAATATTTAAAAATGGAAAAAGAGGGCGCTTCATTTGAAGAGTTAGAGCACCTTACACTTGGGTCCCTGCGCAAGGCAGTCATTGACGGTGACGTGGTCAACGGAAGCCTGATGGCAGGACAGAGCGCCGGCATGGTAAAAAAAGAAGAAAGCTGTAAAGAGATCATCGAGGACGTTGTGACACAGGCGGAGTCACTGCTTGGAAGATAG
- a CDS encoding SPL family radical SAM protein yields the protein MHFVQAKGLLSKDNGINIYRGCSHGCIYCDSRSRCYGFTHAFEDIEVKENAPELLEKALRSKRQKCMIGTGAMCDPYLHVEERLLLTRRCLELIDRYEFGVAVQTKSARILRDFDLLTSINEKAKAIVQITLTTYDEDLCKKIEPDVSTTKERIDVLMKCKEAGIPTVVWLTPILPFINDTADNIKNLLDACVDAGVKGIIFWGIGVTLRDGDREYFYHALDKDFSGMKEKYIRTYGNAYNLPSPNEKMLIPMIVEQCQKAGILCSPDECFAYLHHFPEKYVQRSLFE from the coding sequence ATGCATTTTGTTCAGGCGAAGGGGCTTTTATCGAAGGATAACGGAATAAATATTTACCGGGGATGTTCCCATGGATGCATTTACTGCGACAGCCGGAGCAGGTGCTATGGTTTTACACATGCATTTGAAGATATTGAGGTAAAGGAAAATGCCCCGGAATTGTTAGAAAAGGCTTTGCGATCCAAACGTCAGAAATGTATGATCGGAACCGGTGCCATGTGCGATCCTTATCTTCATGTGGAGGAGCGCCTTTTGCTGACCAGGCGGTGTTTAGAGCTGATCGACCGGTACGAATTTGGTGTTGCGGTACAGACAAAGTCAGCCCGGATTTTAAGAGATTTTGACCTGTTAACGTCCATCAATGAAAAGGCAAAAGCCATCGTGCAGATCACACTCACCACTTACGATGAAGATTTATGTAAAAAGATAGAACCAGATGTTTCCACCACCAAAGAGCGCATCGACGTCCTGATGAAATGTAAAGAAGCCGGTATTCCCACTGTGGTGTGGCTTACACCGATCCTGCCGTTTATCAATGACACTGCTGATAACATAAAAAATCTGCTGGATGCCTGCGTGGACGCCGGCGTAAAGGGGATTATATTCTGGGGCATTGGCGTAACCCTCCGGGATGGCGACAGGGAGTATTTCTACCATGCCCTCGATAAAGATTTTTCGGGGATGAAGGAAAAATATATCCGCACTTACGGTAATGCCTACAACCTGCCAAGCCCGAATGAAAAAATGCTCATTCCAATGATCGTGGAACAATGCCAAAAGGCTGGCATCCTTTGTTCGCCGGATGAATGTTTTGCTTATCTGCATCATTTTCCGGAAAAATATGTCCAGCGGTCATTGTTTGAGTAA
- the fabD gene encoding ACP S-malonyltransferase yields MGKTVFMFPGQGAQYIGMAKDFYDAIPECREVFEEASEASGLDIAALCFEENDKINITEYTQICMLTAEAAILRALEVKGYKADVTAGLSLGEYGALIACGALSRKDAFALVRKRGIYMQEAVPEGGAMAAVLALDTAQIEEACKKTEGIVSIANYNCPGQIVITGEEKAVAAAGELCKEAGAKRVVPLKVSGPFHSAMLKGAGEKLGEELKHVTVHTPAIPYVANVTADYVTKEEDIKPLLEKQVSSSVRWQQTIERLIADGADKFVEIGPGKTLTGFMRKINRDVAAVNIDKYEDFEKFVAESKNK; encoded by the coding sequence ATGGGAAAGACGGTTTTTATGTTTCCTGGACAGGGAGCACAGTACATAGGAATGGCAAAGGATTTTTACGATGCCATCCCGGAATGCAGAGAAGTATTTGAGGAGGCATCCGAGGCGTCAGGACTTGATATCGCTGCGTTATGCTTTGAGGAGAACGACAAGATCAATATCACGGAGTATACACAGATCTGTATGCTGACCGCCGAGGCTGCGATCCTGCGTGCATTGGAGGTAAAAGGCTATAAAGCAGATGTGACTGCAGGCTTAAGCCTGGGAGAATATGGAGCATTGATTGCCTGCGGAGCACTGAGCAGAAAAGATGCATTTGCACTGGTGCGCAAAAGAGGGATCTACATGCAGGAGGCAGTGCCGGAGGGCGGAGCCATGGCAGCAGTCCTGGCACTGGATACCGCGCAGATTGAGGAAGCCTGTAAAAAAACAGAGGGCATTGTATCGATCGCAAACTATAACTGCCCGGGACAGATCGTCATTACCGGAGAAGAAAAAGCCGTAGCGGCAGCCGGAGAGCTCTGCAAAGAAGCCGGAGCAAAACGTGTTGTTCCGTTAAAGGTCAGCGGACCGTTCCACTCAGCAATGTTAAAGGGTGCCGGAGAAAAACTTGGCGAGGAATTAAAACATGTAACAGTCCATACACCGGCAATCCCGTATGTCGCAAACGTGACAGCAGACTATGTGACAAAAGAAGAGGATATCAAACCATTACTGGAAAAACAGGTGTCCTCATCTGTCCGCTGGCAGCAGACGATCGAGCGTCTGATCGCAGACGGAGCAGACAAATTTGTAGAGATCGGACCGGGGAAAACGCTGACAGGATTCATGCGCAAGATCAACCGTGATGTAGCTGCAGTCAATATTGATAAATATGAAGACTTTGAGAAATTTGTTGCTGAGAGCAAAAATAAATAA
- a CDS encoding M67 family metallopeptidase, producing MLILKQEDYNKIVDHAKKGLPNEACGLLGGYVEGDKRVVTDVYLLRNVDESREHFSMDPAEQLAAIKDIRQKKGVLLGNFHSHPESPSRPSQEDIRLAYDPKMNYLILSLMNPEELVLNSFHIEKGEVTKEELVIEA from the coding sequence ATGCTGATTTTAAAACAGGAAGATTACAATAAAATCGTGGATCATGCAAAAAAAGGACTCCCGAACGAGGCATGCGGACTGCTTGGCGGCTATGTGGAAGGTGACAAACGTGTGGTGACAGACGTGTATCTGCTTCGCAACGTAGACGAGAGCAGGGAACATTTTTCCATGGATCCGGCAGAGCAGCTTGCGGCGATCAAAGATATCCGCCAGAAAAAAGGCGTACTTCTCGGCAATTTTCACTCGCACCCGGAATCGCCGTCACGCCCTTCACAGGAAGATATCCGCTTAGCGTATGATCCGAAGATGAATTACCTGATCCTCTCCCTGATGAACCCGGAGGAGCTGGTGCTCAATTCCTTCCATATCGAAAAAGGAGAGGTCACAAAAGAAGAGCTTGTGATCGAAGCGTAA
- the fabG gene encoding 3-oxoacyl-[acyl-carrier-protein] reductase, which yields MLTNKTALVTGASRGIGAAIAKSLAKEGAFVIINYNGSKERADAVAAKITADGGKAAVYGCNVSDYGACEKMAKDIMETYGHLDILVNNAGITRDDLLMKMSEEAFDAVIATNLKGTFNTIRHFSRYLLKQRSGTIINLSSVSGILGNAGQANYSASKAGVIGLTKSVARELSSRGITCNAVAPGFIDTEMTAQMTDKAKEAVKTQIPLGRVGKVDDIAEVVTFLASEKASYITGQVISVDGGMSI from the coding sequence ATGTTAACTAATAAAACGGCACTGGTTACCGGTGCAAGCCGCGGCATCGGAGCTGCGATCGCAAAAAGTCTTGCAAAAGAAGGTGCATTTGTCATCATCAATTACAACGGTTCTAAAGAGCGTGCCGATGCTGTTGCGGCAAAAATCACAGCGGATGGCGGCAAAGCGGCAGTTTACGGCTGCAATGTATCTGATTATGGTGCCTGTGAAAAAATGGCAAAAGACATCATGGAGACATACGGTCATCTGGATATTCTGGTCAATAATGCCGGTATCACGCGGGATGATCTTTTGATGAAAATGAGCGAGGAAGCATTTGACGCGGTCATTGCGACAAACCTCAAGGGAACTTTTAACACGATCCGTCATTTTTCACGCTATCTGTTAAAGCAGCGTTCCGGAACGATCATCAATCTATCATCCGTATCCGGTATTCTTGGAAATGCAGGACAGGCAAATTACAGTGCGAGCAAGGCGGGCGTGATCGGACTGACCAAAAGTGTGGCGAGAGAACTTTCTTCCCGTGGGATTACCTGCAATGCGGTTGCGCCGGGATTCATTGATACGGAAATGACAGCGCAGATGACAGACAAGGCAAAGGAAGCAGTGAAAACGCAGATCCCGCTCGGCAGAGTCGGAAAAGTGGATGATATTGCGGAGGTAGTGACATTTTTAGCCTCGGAGAAAGCATCCTACATCACAGGACAGGTAATTTCCGTGGACGGCGGTATGAGCATATAA
- a CDS encoding beta-ketoacyl-ACP synthase III, with translation MKIKIKGTGSAVPKLRVTNDDLSKLMDTSDEWIRSRTGIGARHLAVEETTTGLAVAAAKEALKDAEMTAEELDLIIAATVTADKFLPNLSCEVQSALGAKNAVAFDLNAACSGFLFALNTVQMYLENGVYKKALVIGAETLSKIMDWNDRSTCVLFGDGAGAAVVEVDSETNCKAKQPGAANKSGILSMVQGSDGARGEVLRCDNRPVNNPFAVNDTKLSYVSMNGQEVYKFAVKTVPKVIEEAVKKAGLEVEDIDLFVLHQANLRIIESVAKRLHQPMEKFPTNLEECGNISAASVPILLDNINKHGMICEGKKIVLAGFGAGLTWGATVLVW, from the coding sequence ATGAAAATCAAAATCAAGGGAACCGGAAGTGCGGTTCCAAAACTTCGGGTGACAAACGATGATTTAAGTAAACTGATGGACACCTCTGACGAGTGGATCAGAAGCCGTACCGGAATCGGTGCAAGACATCTTGCGGTGGAGGAGACGACGACAGGGCTTGCTGTCGCAGCAGCAAAGGAAGCGTTAAAAGATGCGGAAATGACTGCGGAAGAACTTGATCTTATCATTGCAGCAACGGTTACGGCGGATAAGTTTCTGCCGAACTTATCCTGTGAAGTGCAGAGTGCGCTTGGAGCAAAAAATGCAGTTGCATTTGATTTAAACGCTGCCTGCTCCGGATTTTTGTTTGCGTTAAATACGGTTCAGATGTATCTGGAAAATGGTGTATACAAAAAGGCACTGGTCATTGGAGCGGAAACTCTTTCAAAGATCATGGACTGGAATGACAGAAGCACCTGTGTATTGTTTGGGGACGGTGCAGGGGCGGCGGTCGTTGAGGTGGATTCCGAAACAAATTGTAAAGCAAAGCAGCCGGGTGCAGCAAACAAAAGCGGCATTCTAAGCATGGTACAGGGTTCCGACGGTGCGCGGGGGGAAGTCCTCCGCTGTGATAACCGTCCGGTCAATAATCCGTTTGCGGTCAACGATACGAAACTTTCCTATGTGTCGATGAATGGTCAGGAAGTATATAAATTTGCAGTCAAAACGGTGCCAAAGGTGATAGAAGAGGCAGTGAAAAAAGCGGGACTTGAAGTGGAGGATATTGATCTGTTCGTACTTCATCAGGCAAATCTGCGCATTATTGAGTCTGTTGCAAAAAGACTGCATCAGCCGATGGAAAAGTTTCCTACCAATCTGGAAGAGTGCGGTAATATTTCCGCGGCGAGTGTGCCGATTTTGCTTGATAATATCAATAAACATGGTATGATATGTGAAGGTAAAAAAATAGTTTTGGCAGGATTTGGAGCCGGGCTGACATGGGGCGCGACGGTTTTGGTATGGTAA
- the fabZ gene encoding 3-hydroxyacyl-ACP dehydratase FabZ, which yields MSVLTTKQIMEIIPHRQPFLLIDTVEELESGMRAVAKKCVSYNEPFFGGHFPNEPVMSGVLIIEALAQTGAVAILSVEENRGKTAYFAGINSAKFKRKVVPGDVLILETEIIKQKGPIGVGRATAKVGDDIACIAELTFAIS from the coding sequence ATGTCCGTTTTAACAACGAAACAGATCATGGAGATCATTCCGCATCGTCAGCCGTTTTTGCTGATCGACACGGTGGAAGAATTAGAATCCGGCATGCGTGCCGTTGCAAAAAAATGTGTCAGCTACAATGAGCCATTCTTTGGCGGACATTTTCCAAATGAGCCGGTCATGTCGGGCGTACTGATCATTGAAGCACTGGCACAGACCGGAGCGGTTGCAATTCTCTCGGTGGAAGAAAACCGCGGAAAAACTGCATATTTTGCGGGAATTAATTCTGCAAAATTCAAACGGAAAGTAGTGCCGGGAGATGTGTTGATATTGGAAACAGAGATCATAAAGCAAAAAGGCCCGATCGGTGTCGGCCGTGCCACAGCGAAGGTGGGGGATGACATTGCATGTATCGCGGAGCTGACATTTGCGATCAGTTGA
- the acpP gene encoding acyl carrier protein, with product MLEKMIPIIAEQLNVNESEIKAESNFKDDLGADSLDLFELVMALEEEFGVEIPSEDLPSIVTVNDVVEYLKGKGVA from the coding sequence ATGTTAGAGAAAATGATCCCGATTATTGCAGAGCAGTTAAATGTGAATGAGTCTGAAATCAAGGCAGAGTCTAATTTCAAAGATGATTTAGGAGCAGATTCCTTAGATTTATTTGAACTTGTCATGGCTCTTGAGGAAGAGTTTGGCGTGGAGATCCCATCTGAGGATTTACCTTCTATCGTAACTGTCAATGATGTTGTCGAGTACTTAAAAGGAAAAGGTGTGGCTTAA